Proteins from a genomic interval of Oceanispirochaeta crateris:
- a CDS encoding sulfurtransferase, protein MKYKYLFVILLPVVLLFGSCSADYAESGTLIVEADDVKDLMNEGYILVDAQKTTSYTKNHIEGAVNIERAMVTVNEPVPNSIAAAATVAAAAGEAGIGETDNLVIYDSNSNMDSSRLYWTFKYYGHGGDIKVVSGGMTALEKEGFKLSKAEVTSTAKNYKTGATASDMIIDTADLATLVEAAPTNTFIIDVRTDDEYYAGTIPGSVHINYENNNFKDATFRPVQQIRILYKDYGIMPEDSIIMYCKTSIRAANTYAALYNAGYRNLKVYDSAWLGWEASGNRIYTPQKEEMVSVSAQDNS, encoded by the coding sequence ATGAAATATAAATATTTATTCGTAATACTCCTTCCTGTTGTTCTCCTATTTGGAAGCTGCTCTGCAGATTATGCCGAATCAGGTACCTTGATCGTAGAAGCTGATGATGTGAAAGACCTTATGAATGAGGGATATATACTCGTTGATGCTCAAAAAACAACCTCATATACAAAGAATCATATTGAGGGTGCGGTCAACATAGAAAGAGCCATGGTGACTGTAAACGAACCAGTGCCCAACTCCATAGCAGCTGCCGCAACAGTAGCCGCGGCTGCCGGTGAAGCCGGTATCGGTGAAACAGATAATTTAGTCATCTATGACAGCAACTCCAATATGGATTCGTCACGATTGTACTGGACGTTCAAATACTACGGCCACGGGGGAGATATCAAGGTCGTATCCGGCGGGATGACAGCCCTCGAAAAAGAGGGATTTAAGCTCAGCAAGGCAGAAGTAACCAGCACAGCCAAAAACTATAAGACCGGTGCCACAGCCTCTGACATGATCATTGATACTGCAGACCTGGCAACTCTGGTAGAAGCTGCCCCGACAAATACATTTATCATTGATGTCAGAACCGATGATGAGTATTATGCCGGTACAATCCCAGGATCTGTACATATTAATTATGAAAACAACAATTTTAAAGATGCAACATTCCGGCCGGTTCAACAGATTAGAATCCTGTACAAAGATTACGGAATTATGCCAGAAGATTCTATCATCATGTACTGTAAGACATCAATCAGAGCAGCCAACACCTATGCAGCCCTGTACAATGCCGGTTACAGGAATTTAAAAGTATACGATTCAGCCTGGCTGGGTTGGGAAGCCTCGGGGAATAGGATTTATACACCTCAAAAAGAGGAAATGGTTTCTGTCAGTGCCCAGGATAATTCCTGA
- a CDS encoding sulfurtransferase TusA family protein, translated as MAEYELDCLGEACPLPLVKAEKKLKEMEVGDVVIVLIDHSCAMKNVPEWARKEGHNVEIEEVDDGEWECVIEKCK; from the coding sequence ATGGCTGAATATGAACTGGATTGTCTTGGAGAAGCTTGCCCCCTACCCCTGGTTAAGGCAGAAAAGAAGCTAAAAGAAATGGAAGTTGGTGATGTTGTTATCGTTCTAATCGATCACAGCTGTGCTATGAAAAATGTTCCCGAATGGGCCAGAAAAGAGGGTCATAACGTAGAGATTGAAGAAGTAGATGACGGCGAGTGGGAATGTGTCATCGAGAAATGTAAATAA
- a CDS encoding FAD-dependent oxidoreductase: MAREKKIEEFDVVIIGGGAGGLTAGIYCGRARLKTLLIEKALVGGLATYTNEIENYPGFPEGTSGLGLMELFQKQAKKFGVQFKGTDVKSVDLKGEIKTVETFRTTYKAKTVIIASGGRPRVTGGENEEKFLFDKGISFCATCDAASNTGKNVLIIGSGDAAIEEGMFLTKFANKVYVSVIHDEGKMDCNEIAKAEAMENPKMEFIWNSVVKRFEGDEHLERVVLRNLKTDEEIPVDVPTCFEFIGYLPNTEIFQDQVNINERGYILVNEMKETGVDGVYAVGDVTEKFLKQVSTAVGDGAIAGVAAERFIAESEMVRTQILGRDGVVFVYDASDCDCHDLLADMEIIEEMAGGRFSMTRVDVYKSKGISSKLGIYEFPRLAIVKDGQVTAILKDGFTYESVVNMFVGA; the protein is encoded by the coding sequence ATGGCGAGAGAAAAAAAAATAGAAGAATTTGATGTAGTGATTATAGGCGGAGGGGCCGGTGGACTGACCGCCGGAATCTACTGCGGAAGGGCCCGTCTTAAAACGCTGCTCATTGAAAAAGCACTGGTGGGCGGATTGGCTACCTATACAAATGAAATTGAGAATTATCCCGGATTCCCCGAAGGAACAAGCGGTTTAGGTCTGATGGAACTCTTCCAGAAACAGGCTAAAAAATTCGGCGTCCAATTCAAGGGTACTGATGTCAAATCTGTAGATCTAAAGGGTGAAATTAAGACAGTAGAAACCTTTAGAACAACCTACAAAGCAAAAACAGTCATCATTGCCTCCGGAGGCCGTCCCCGTGTCACCGGTGGAGAAAACGAAGAGAAATTCCTATTTGACAAGGGAATATCCTTCTGTGCCACCTGTGATGCGGCCTCAAATACAGGCAAAAATGTACTGATCATCGGAAGCGGAGATGCAGCCATTGAAGAAGGAATGTTCCTGACAAAGTTTGCTAATAAAGTCTATGTTTCTGTCATTCATGATGAAGGAAAAATGGACTGTAATGAGATTGCCAAGGCAGAAGCCATGGAAAACCCTAAAATGGAATTTATCTGGAACTCTGTTGTCAAGCGCTTTGAAGGCGATGAACATTTGGAAAGAGTTGTTCTTAGAAATCTCAAGACAGACGAAGAAATTCCTGTGGATGTCCCCACCTGTTTTGAATTTATTGGTTATCTTCCCAATACAGAAATATTTCAAGATCAGGTCAATATCAACGAAAGAGGATATATTCTGGTCAATGAAATGAAAGAGACTGGAGTAGACGGTGTCTATGCCGTTGGTGATGTTACGGAAAAATTCTTGAAACAGGTATCTACAGCCGTTGGTGATGGCGCCATTGCCGGTGTTGCCGCCGAAAGATTCATCGCAGAATCAGAAATGGTAAGAACCCAGATCCTGGGGCGGGATGGAGTTGTTTTTGTTTACGACGCCTCAGACTGTGATTGTCATGATCTTTTAGCTGATATGGAAATCATAGAAGAAATGGCCGGCGGCCGATTTTCAATGACGAGGGTAGACGTTTACAAGTCCAAAGGAATATCCAGTAAATTGGGTATTTATGAGTTCCCCAGGCTGGCTATCGTAAAAGATGGACAGGTCACTGCCATTCTCAAAGACGGGTTCACCTATGAGTCCGTTGTGAACATGTTTGTAGGTGCTTAA
- a CDS encoding YeeE/YedE thiosulfate transporter family protein, which translates to MSEAETSGAIKRSSRSSTRTRRKKKNQVPVGIITGIILAGLAVIISLIDQNLGLFWVTGIIFGFILQKARFCFTASMRDPLLTGSTSVTRAVLIAFAITSIGFWAIKYGAHINGLPIPGQSYVVPVSLATAIGAFMFGIGMVIAGGCASGTLMRVGEGFHMQVLSLLFFIIGSLWGAHDFGWWKLNVISNGKAIFMPDVFGWGGAIVVQLLIIVLLFIAADKWEHRKNEN; encoded by the coding sequence ATGAGTGAGGCGGAAACAAGCGGTGCTATCAAACGGTCAAGCCGCTCTTCCACCAGGACCAGACGGAAAAAGAAGAATCAGGTTCCTGTCGGAATAATCACGGGAATCATTCTAGCAGGACTGGCGGTTATTATTTCATTGATCGATCAGAATCTGGGCTTATTCTGGGTTACTGGAATCATTTTCGGGTTTATCTTACAAAAGGCTCGCTTTTGTTTTACAGCATCCATGCGTGATCCCCTGCTAACCGGCAGTACATCGGTAACAAGAGCAGTTTTGATCGCTTTTGCAATCACATCCATTGGATTCTGGGCCATCAAGTACGGTGCTCACATCAATGGTCTTCCCATACCGGGACAGTCCTATGTCGTTCCAGTCAGTCTTGCCACTGCCATAGGCGCATTTATGTTCGGTATTGGAATGGTTATAGCCGGAGGATGTGCATCTGGTACTCTGATGCGTGTGGGAGAAGGATTTCACATGCAGGTTCTGTCCCTTCTATTCTTCATCATTGGATCTCTATGGGGTGCTCATGATTTTGGATGGTGGAAATTAAATGTCATTTCTAATGGCAAAGCTATTTTCATGCCCGATGTATTCGGATGGGGTGGCGCCATTGTTGTACAACTTCTCATTATTGTCCTGCTTTTTATAGCCGCAGACAAATGGGAACACAGAAAAAACGAAAATTAA
- a CDS encoding YeeE/YedE thiosulfate transporter family protein, whose product MALKDNKFYKMWFKDAWPYLTGAVLLSLFQIVTLASTGNPWGVSGVLANWGAWLYQLVGGNVDKWYYFASEGAQKTLDAGILKHPGTYRNVGIIFGAFFASLMASQFKIKKLKSTKQIFAAILGGLLMGYGARIGFGCNIGALFSGIASFSVSGWVYAIFLFLGAWAGSKLLVKYFM is encoded by the coding sequence ATGGCTCTGAAAGATAATAAATTTTATAAGATGTGGTTTAAGGACGCCTGGCCCTATCTAACAGGTGCAGTCCTACTGTCCCTGTTTCAGATTGTGACTCTGGCCTCAACAGGAAATCCCTGGGGTGTTTCAGGAGTATTGGCAAATTGGGGCGCATGGCTCTATCAGCTTGTGGGCGGAAATGTAGACAAATGGTACTACTTTGCTTCCGAAGGGGCTCAAAAAACACTTGATGCCGGAATTTTAAAGCACCCTGGTACATATAGGAATGTAGGAATAATATTCGGAGCATTCTTTGCTTCACTGATGGCTTCACAGTTTAAGATAAAAAAGCTTAAGTCTACCAAACAGATTTTCGCAGCGATCCTGGGTGGATTACTCATGGGCTACGGCGCCCGGATCGGCTTTGGATGTAATATCGGTGCCCTGTTTAGCGGAATTGCCTCCTTCTCGGTCTCCGGTTGGGTCTATGCAATATTCCTGTTTTTAGGAGCTTGGGCCGGTAGTAAACTCTTAGTAAAGTATTTCATGTAA